Proteins encoded in a region of the Coleofasciculus chthonoplastes PCC 7420 genome:
- a CDS encoding cyclic peptide export ABC transporter, whose protein sequence is MYLIRLLVTSSWKVIVIAAITSLLSGLTTTGIIAIINNSEVEPLGVNKLIIIGFISLCFFRFISNILSQTLLISLAQEVILNLRMLLSKRILESPLPHLEKLGNHRILATLTDDIQSISSVAIILPRVCVNAVIVISCLVYLCWLSPTVFLLILVFLVIGIGSYQLTANKAREFLGLAREQQDKLFKEFRGITEGTKELILHETKREILLQDLQETAQSYRHENVVGMSLFAVATSWAQILFFVAIGIVIFLLPTLNNAQSHVLSGYVLTITYLIVPLDSIMTSLTTFSKARVALDKIKLLDLKLMSADEDSDKDRLSLTTSNERQTQTNSISHELPQSEPLIPSLQLQCLELSHVTYTYQNEIDDSVFTVGSIDLKFYPGEIVFLIGGNGSGKSTLIKILTGLYSPVDGKILLNSQEINAENTDWYRQYFSVVFFDFYLFENWLNSGKIISDGQIHDYLVKLQLDDKVKVNNGVLSTTTLSQGQRKRLALLSAYLEDRPIYVFDEWAADQDPVFKNVFYTQILPDLKQKGKLVIAITHDDQYYHLSDRIIKLNNGKVEHEILPEINLLLNRC, encoded by the coding sequence ATGTATCTCATTCGTCTTCTTGTAACATCCTCTTGGAAAGTTATTGTTATTGCCGCTATCACGAGCTTACTCAGCGGATTAACGACGACAGGGATCATTGCGATTATTAATAATAGTGAAGTTGAGCCTTTAGGGGTAAATAAATTAATTATTATTGGTTTTATTTCGCTCTGCTTTTTTCGTTTTATTAGCAACATCCTTTCTCAAACTCTATTGATATCGCTGGCACAAGAAGTTATTCTAAATCTTAGAATGCTTTTGAGCAAAAGGATTCTAGAATCGCCTTTGCCTCATTTAGAAAAGCTGGGCAATCATCGTATTCTGGCTACACTGACTGATGATATTCAGTCAATCTCTAGTGTCGCTATAATTTTACCTAGAGTTTGTGTTAATGCTGTTATTGTCATCAGTTGCTTGGTTTATCTATGTTGGCTTTCTCCTACCGTGTTTCTGCTTATCCTCGTTTTTCTGGTAATCGGAATCGGAAGTTATCAGCTAACCGCTAATAAGGCAAGAGAATTTCTGGGTTTGGCTCGGGAACAGCAGGATAAACTGTTTAAAGAGTTTCGCGGTATCACCGAGGGAACCAAGGAGTTAATACTTCATGAGACAAAACGAGAAATCCTGTTGCAAGATTTGCAAGAAACCGCACAATCCTACCGACATGAAAATGTGGTTGGTATGAGTCTATTTGCGGTAGCAACAAGCTGGGCGCAAATTCTTTTTTTCGTGGCAATTGGTATCGTTATTTTTCTATTGCCCACTTTAAACAATGCTCAAAGTCATGTTTTGTCCGGTTACGTCTTGACAATTACTTATCTGATTGTGCCGTTAGATTCTATCATGACTTCCTTAACTACATTCAGTAAGGCTAGGGTGGCGCTGGACAAAATTAAGTTGCTTGATTTGAAATTAATGTCTGCTGACGAAGACAGTGATAAAGATAGGTTGAGTTTAACCACCAGTAATGAAAGGCAGACGCAGACTAATAGTATTAGCCATGAATTACCTCAGTCCGAGCCGTTAATTCCTTCCCTACAGCTCCAGTGCCTAGAACTGAGCCATGTTACTTATACCTATCAAAATGAAATTGATGATTCTGTTTTTACAGTCGGATCGATTGATTTAAAATTCTACCCAGGAGAAATCGTTTTTCTGATTGGAGGCAATGGAAGTGGAAAGTCAACCTTGATCAAAATTTTAACGGGTCTTTATAGTCCAGTAGATGGAAAAATATTACTCAACAGTCAAGAAATAAATGCTGAAAATACTGATTGGTATCGACAGTATTTTTCGGTGGTTTTTTTCGACTTTTACCTATTTGAAAATTGGTTGAATTCCGGTAAAATTATATCGGACGGACAAATTCATGATTATCTGGTTAAGCTGCAACTTGATGACAAGGTAAAAGTAAATAATGGTGTACTATCAACCACAACGTTATCTCAGGGGCAGCGAAAACGTCTTGCTTTACTCTCTGCTTACCTAGAAGATCGACCGATATACGTGTTTGATGAATGGGCTGCCGATCAAGATCCTGTCTTTAAGAACGTTTTTTATACGCAAATATTGCCTGACTTGAAACAGAAAGGAAAACTTGTTATCGCGATTACTCATGATGATCAGTATTATCATTTATCCGATCGAATCATTAAATTAAATAATGGTAAAGTTGAACATGAAATATTGCCAGAAATCAATTTATTATTGAATCGATGTTAA
- the sbnB gene encoding 2,3-diaminopropionate biosynthesis protein SbnB, which produces MENYNTSNIDNVLLLKGDDIINLFKNREQDILDLVKLTYKIHGRGDSTLPHSSFLRFPDKNKERIIALPAYLGGEINTAGIKWIASFPGNLARGMERASAILIINSTETGRPQAIMEGSVISAKRTAASAALAAHFLRDRQSLVTVGLIGCGLINFETVRFLLKVRPEIETLFLYDVSLEKSDQFKRKCQQLSQNRELVILDNPDDVFKHSSVIALATTASQPHIVDISACQSDSIILHTSLRDLSPEIILSVDNIVDDIDHVCRAQTSIHLAEQKTGNRDFIRCPLSDILNGVAAPRQNNSQIAVFSPFGLGVLDLALGQLAYQLADETNVGTRLTSFFPVSWLQREDE; this is translated from the coding sequence ATGGAAAACTATAATACAAGCAACATTGATAACGTCCTTCTTCTCAAAGGTGATGATATTATTAATCTCTTCAAAAACCGCGAACAGGACATCCTGGATCTGGTTAAATTAACCTATAAGATACATGGTCGAGGCGATAGCACCCTGCCTCATTCTAGTTTCTTGCGTTTTCCGGATAAAAACAAGGAACGAATTATTGCCTTGCCAGCTTACTTGGGCGGTGAGATTAATACAGCAGGCATTAAATGGATTGCTTCTTTTCCCGGTAATTTAGCTAGGGGGATGGAAAGAGCCTCAGCTATTTTAATTATTAATTCGACCGAAACGGGGCGTCCACAAGCTATTATGGAAGGCTCTGTTATTAGTGCCAAGCGCACGGCAGCGAGTGCAGCACTCGCAGCGCATTTCCTGCGAGACCGGCAATCGTTGGTTACAGTAGGTTTGATTGGTTGTGGTTTAATTAATTTTGAAACGGTTCGCTTCCTTTTGAAGGTTCGCCCGGAAATAGAGACCTTGTTCCTTTATGATGTGAGTTTGGAAAAATCTGATCAATTTAAACGTAAATGTCAGCAATTATCTCAAAACAGAGAACTGGTAATTTTAGATAATCCCGATGATGTATTCAAACATTCCTCGGTAATCGCCTTGGCAACAACAGCAAGCCAACCTCACATCGTTGATATTTCAGCCTGCCAATCCGATAGTATTATTTTACACACGTCACTACGAGACTTGTCCCCTGAAATCATCTTATCCGTGGACAACATTGTTGATGATATCGATCATGTGTGTCGGGCGCAAACATCGATACATCTGGCTGAACAAAAAACCGGGAATCGAGATTTCATCAGATGTCCCCTGAGTGATATCCTCAATGGTGTGGCTGCTCCTCGGCAAAACAACAGTCAAATTGCTGTATTTAGTCCCTTCGGGCTTGGTGTACTTGACCTAGCTTTAGGACAACTAGCCTACCAACTAGCAGATGAGACTAATGTAGGGACTAGGCTGACATCATTTTTCCCGGTGTCATGGTTACAGCGTGAAGACGAGTAA
- the sbnA gene encoding 2,3-diaminopropionate biosynthesis protein SbnA, producing MKLTKQYPVEDAFIDITSINEGVLGTIGTTPLVKLNRVFKDAKFQLFGKLEMFNPGGSIKDRSAFNIIKNAIFRGEIQANSTIIESSSGNLGIGLAQTCAFLGLRFICVVDPKTTKQNINILKAYGAEVDLVTKPDPITGDFLPVRIDRVKLLLSSIPNSFWCNQYANVNNASAHHQTMHEIVTSLNGKLDYLFCSTSSCGTLRGCAEYIRSNNLSTKIIAVDAKGSVIFGDKRAKRLLPGHGAARVPELFQPGLEDAYIHVSDLDCVVGCRHLLRWEAILAGGSSGGVISAIAKKRADIPEGATCAAILCDRGERYLDTVYSDSWVEEHFGTLNVTLLN from the coding sequence ATGAAATTAACTAAGCAGTATCCCGTTGAAGATGCGTTCATCGATATAACTTCAATCAATGAAGGTGTTTTAGGGACAATAGGAACTACGCCATTAGTTAAATTAAACCGTGTTTTCAAAGATGCTAAATTTCAACTTTTTGGCAAACTGGAAATGTTTAATCCTGGAGGTAGTATCAAAGATCGTTCAGCCTTTAATATTATTAAAAATGCGATTTTTAGAGGAGAGATTCAAGCCAACAGTACAATTATTGAATCAAGTTCTGGGAATTTAGGCATAGGCTTGGCGCAAACCTGTGCGTTTCTAGGGTTACGTTTTATCTGTGTTGTTGATCCCAAAACAACCAAGCAAAATATTAACATTCTCAAAGCTTATGGGGCAGAGGTTGATCTGGTGACCAAGCCCGATCCAATCACTGGCGATTTTTTGCCCGTTCGCATTGATCGAGTTAAATTATTGCTAAGTTCTATTCCGAATAGCTTTTGGTGTAATCAATATGCCAACGTAAATAATGCCTCTGCCCATCATCAGACAATGCACGAAATAGTCACATCCCTTAATGGAAAACTTGACTATTTATTTTGTTCAACCAGTAGCTGTGGCACCCTCCGTGGCTGTGCTGAATATATTAGAAGTAACAACCTCAGTACAAAAATTATTGCTGTTGATGCGAAGGGAAGCGTCATTTTTGGCGATAAACGAGCCAAGCGACTCTTACCAGGACATGGGGCGGCGCGAGTGCCAGAATTGTTCCAACCGGGATTAGAAGATGCCTATATCCATGTATCTGATTTAGACTGTGTAGTAGGCTGCCGCCATTTGCTCCGTTGGGAGGCAATATTAGCGGGAGGCTCATCCGGAGGAGTGATCAGTGCGATCGCGAAAAAAAGAGCAGACATTCCAGAGGGGGCAACTTGTGCCGCGATTCTGTGCGATCGCGGCGAGCGCTACCTTGATACTGTCTATTCCGATAGTTGGGTTGAAGAACACTTCGGTACGTTGAATGTTACGCTGTTGAACTGA
- a CDS encoding phytanoyl-CoA dioxygenase family protein: MLLSENQRKDYEKNGFLFLGDYFSHQEISHLQRELERLPKDAPGTILENDNKTVRALHGCHEYSQVLKSLVQHHRLVQPAQQILNERVYLYQFKVNMKAAFRGDVWPWHQDYTFWYKEDGLPRPEVLNVSIFLDEVNHFNSPLYLIPGSHKYGLIDVEARESNGHGEAADWQANFSANLKYCLSQNNVEQMAKKRGIVAPVGAKGSVLFFHGNIAHASVPNISPYNRRQIIITYSSVQNIPIPKKQRRPEFLVCRDYTPLQPEKDDSLLQFNTV, from the coding sequence ATGCTCTTATCGGAAAATCAGCGCAAAGATTACGAAAAAAATGGATTCTTATTTCTAGGTGACTATTTCTCTCATCAAGAAATTAGCCACCTACAGAGAGAACTTGAAAGGCTACCCAAGGATGCTCCAGGTACGATTTTAGAGAACGACAATAAAACAGTACGTGCTTTGCATGGTTGTCACGAATATAGCCAAGTTCTTAAGAGCTTGGTTCAACACCATCGTTTGGTACAGCCCGCTCAACAAATTCTCAACGAACGGGTTTATCTTTACCAGTTTAAAGTGAATATGAAAGCTGCTTTCCGAGGTGATGTGTGGCCCTGGCATCAAGACTACACATTTTGGTATAAAGAAGATGGTCTACCTCGTCCTGAGGTATTAAATGTCAGTATTTTCTTGGATGAGGTTAATCATTTTAATAGTCCTCTCTATCTAATTCCTGGCTCTCACAAGTATGGATTGATTGATGTTGAAGCGAGGGAATCTAATGGTCATGGCGAAGCTGCCGATTGGCAAGCTAATTTCAGCGCTAATCTTAAGTACTGTTTGAGCCAGAATAATGTTGAGCAAATGGCAAAAAAACGTGGGATTGTTGCTCCGGTTGGTGCCAAAGGTTCTGTCCTGTTTTTTCATGGTAATATAGCTCACGCCTCTGTGCCTAATATTTCTCCTTATAATCGTCGGCAAATTATTATTACCTACAGCAGCGTCCAAAATATTCCCATCCCTAAGAAACAACGGCGACCAGAATTTTTAGTCTGCCGAGATTACACGCCATTACAACCTGAAAAAGATGATAGTCTACTACAATTTAATACGGTTTAG
- a CDS encoding cysteate synthase: protein MTENLKSVITYQHKIKCPICQTQLDDNGFILECPTQHEPTLLTTNYSTKQFKPDEHSPGIFRYRSWLPIIRNLTSRAGGTVTYQSQKLNQRLGLPNLWIAFNGYWSEKGATLESATFKDLEAYAVLSRIPDKHDGILVVPSAGNTAAAFAHVCSQNQVPCLIIIPQSGLGKMQFSQPLDPYVKVVSLTGFTDYYDAIALANRVSQLNGFFIEGGVKNVGRRDGIGTTLLNAVEQIGQLPDYYFQAIGSGAGGIAVHEAAKRLVADGQFGQKLPRLMLSQNFPFVPIYNSWHSKRRELVSIDSQIGKKQIQQIVADVLSNRQPPYSVKGGVFDVLTESQGDMLIANNLQTIRAIELFKETEGVHIEPAAGVALATLHKAVTDEQIDRTAIILLHITGGRWHQDQLNQRFIPVEPSLCLDEQALFAPETLEKVIGLFGSTIKSC from the coding sequence ATGACTGAAAACCTCAAATCAGTGATAACTTATCAACATAAAATCAAGTGCCCAATTTGTCAAACTCAACTCGATGACAATGGGTTCATCTTGGAATGTCCAACTCAACACGAGCCGACACTACTGACAACAAACTACTCGACTAAACAGTTTAAGCCGGATGAGCATAGTCCAGGTATTTTTCGATATAGAAGCTGGCTGCCGATCATTCGTAACTTAACGAGTAGAGCAGGGGGAACAGTAACGTACCAAAGTCAAAAACTTAACCAACGTTTAGGTCTTCCCAACCTCTGGATCGCCTTCAACGGTTATTGGTCAGAAAAAGGTGCCACACTTGAAAGCGCTACCTTCAAAGATCTGGAAGCCTACGCCGTGCTTTCGCGAATTCCAGATAAACACGACGGTATTTTGGTTGTTCCCTCAGCCGGCAATACGGCGGCAGCGTTTGCCCATGTTTGTTCCCAGAATCAAGTGCCATGTCTGATCATTATTCCTCAAAGCGGACTCGGCAAAATGCAGTTTTCCCAACCCCTCGATCCCTATGTAAAGGTTGTGTCTTTGACTGGCTTCACCGACTATTACGATGCGATCGCTCTTGCCAATCGTGTATCACAACTTAACGGTTTTTTTATCGAGGGAGGTGTGAAAAATGTGGGACGACGTGATGGAATTGGTACAACTCTACTCAATGCTGTTGAGCAGATTGGACAATTGCCAGACTACTACTTTCAAGCGATCGGCAGTGGTGCTGGGGGAATTGCTGTTCATGAAGCAGCAAAGAGGCTGGTTGCTGATGGTCAATTTGGTCAAAAACTCCCACGCCTGATGTTGAGCCAAAATTTTCCCTTTGTTCCGATTTACAACTCCTGGCATTCAAAACGGCGAGAGTTAGTCAGCATTGACAGCCAAATTGGGAAGAAGCAAATACAGCAAATTGTGGCTGATGTTTTATCAAATCGACAACCCCCTTATTCGGTTAAAGGAGGAGTCTTTGATGTGCTGACGGAAAGTCAGGGCGATATGTTAATAGCTAATAATCTCCAAACCATCCGTGCCATTGAACTATTCAAAGAAACTGAAGGAGTCCATATCGAGCCAGCTGCAGGCGTAGCCCTTGCGACTCTGCACAAGGCTGTAACCGATGAACAGATTGACCGGACGGCGATCATTCTTCTCCATATTACAGGTGGGCGATGGCATCAAGACCAGTTAAATCAAAGGTTCATTCCTGTTGAGCCATCTCTTTGTCTCGACGAACAGGCACTTTTTGCGCCAGAGACATTAGAGAAAGTGATCGGATTATTTGGATCAACGATTAAAAGCTGTTGA
- a CDS encoding glycosyltransferase family 39 protein, which translates to MENPQLLAKVNPPNWLKFLVISLIAIGIFFRFAHIGQKFYWGDECFTSLAISGHTLAEVQQEIFNHQTPIPVTTVEKYQHIDPERTVADTVNYLITSDPQHPPLYYATVRLWAQVFGDSPVVLRSLSALFSLLIFPSVYWLCLELFESPVVGWIAMALMAVSPLQVVFAQEARQYSLWMVTVLISSAALLRAIRRDNKLGWAVYALTLTLGLYTHLLTVLVVTAFGIYVVISQRRIQTILNYIMSAAAAFLLFTPWIIVFINNLETALQLTFGWTLKIIDNPWDRIAIFLMRATRTFFDINLASDSFWIETVTQESPFVYGIFTLTLASILIVFLSIIFAKIIPKNAGTFLVCMASFTGIFILAYDLIFGGIRSLLIRYQLPLCLSLEIAIAYGITFYVFAPKSHEKIVGGVIIAGLVIAGLVSDVTLFQAESWWTQIEGKYIMNIAQITNQSESPLLISNNSPLMVGTILALSHRLEPKVHLLSPLDNQLIKIPQDYRQIFLFYRKNSWFNQLEQDEDYDLTYAFDLPGPLGGLWRFEKLARS; encoded by the coding sequence ATGGAAAACCCACAATTATTAGCCAAGGTTAATCCCCCGAATTGGTTAAAATTTCTGGTAATAAGTTTGATTGCTATAGGTATTTTCTTTCGCTTTGCCCATATTGGACAAAAATTTTACTGGGGTGATGAATGTTTTACCTCCCTAGCGATTTCTGGTCACACACTAGCTGAGGTTCAACAGGAGATCTTTAATCATCAGACTCCCATTCCGGTTACGACTGTAGAAAAATATCAACATATTGATCCAGAGCGAACTGTGGCTGACACCGTGAACTACTTAATCACTTCAGATCCACAGCATCCGCCTTTGTATTATGCGACGGTGAGATTGTGGGCGCAAGTATTTGGGGATTCTCCTGTGGTTTTAAGGAGTTTATCAGCGCTTTTTAGTCTGTTAATATTTCCCAGTGTGTACTGGCTGTGTTTAGAGTTATTTGAATCTCCAGTTGTGGGATGGATAGCCATGGCATTAATGGCTGTTTCTCCCTTACAAGTCGTCTTTGCCCAAGAAGCACGCCAATACAGTCTTTGGATGGTAACGGTTCTTATCTCAAGTGCGGCTTTATTGCGAGCTATTCGTCGGGATAATAAATTGGGTTGGGCGGTGTATGCTCTTACGTTAACCTTGGGGTTATACACCCATTTGCTAACAGTTTTAGTCGTGACAGCATTCGGCATTTATGTTGTTATCAGTCAACGTCGCATCCAAACAATACTTAATTATATTATGAGTGCAGCCGCTGCTTTTTTGCTGTTTACCCCTTGGATAATTGTGTTTATAAATAACCTGGAAACAGCCTTACAACTAACATTTGGGTGGACGTTAAAAATAATAGATAATCCTTGGGATAGAATCGCTATTTTTTTGATGAGAGCCACCCGAACATTTTTTGATATTAATTTAGCTTCCGACTCTTTTTGGATTGAAACGGTTACTCAAGAAAGCCCTTTTGTGTATGGCATTTTTACATTGACATTAGCTTCAATTTTAATTGTTTTTTTGTCAATAATTTTTGCTAAAATTATACCCAAAAATGCGGGAACATTTCTCGTTTGCATGGCTAGCTTTACGGGAATATTTATACTAGCTTATGATCTGATTTTTGGCGGAATTCGCTCTCTTTTGATTCGTTACCAGTTACCCTTATGTTTAAGTCTAGAAATTGCTATTGCCTATGGAATAACGTTTTATGTTTTTGCCCCCAAAAGCCATGAAAAAATTGTTGGTGGAGTAATCATAGCCGGGTTAGTTATAGCCGGATTAGTTTCTGATGTCACGCTTTTTCAAGCCGAGAGTTGGTGGACACAAATAGAAGGAAAATACATTATGAACATCGCGCAAATAACTAATCAATCAGAGAGTCCTTTGTTGATTAGCAATAACTCGCCTCTAATGGTTGGAACAATCCTCGCCTTAAGTCATCGTTTAGAACCAAAAGTTCACTTACTTTCCCCCCTGGATAATCAGTTGATTAAGATTCCGCAAGATTACCGTCAGATTTTCTTATTTTATCGTAAAAATAGTTGGTTTAATCAACTCGAACAGGATGAAGATTATGATCTTACCTATGCCTTTGATTTGCCGGGTCCATTGGGAGGATTGTGGCGATTTGAAAAACTGGCACGATCCTAG
- a CDS encoding MbtH family protein, whose translation MNRENQADQEDRVIYKVVKNHEHQYSILPADWENPLGWWDGGKRGFQTECLSYIQQVWTDMRPKSLRQNMDDSVSKVV comes from the coding sequence ATGAATAGGGAAAACCAGGCTGATCAGGAAGACCGGGTAATTTACAAAGTTGTCAAGAATCACGAACATCAGTATTCTATTTTGCCCGCCGACTGGGAAAATCCTCTAGGTTGGTGGGATGGAGGCAAACGTGGTTTCCAGACGGAATGTCTGAGCTATATTCAGCAAGTCTGGACAGATATGCGCCCGAAAAGCCTACGCCAGAACATGGACGATTCTGTGAGCAAAGTCGTTTGA
- a CDS encoding thioesterase II family protein — MRRTSTVDTRGIYPQPNTQANLRLFCFPYAGGAARIFRTWGDSLPKMVEVCPVELPGRGKQIRLAPFTRLQPLVEALAQALLPHLDKPFAFFGHSMGGLICFELTRHLRQQYGLNPVHLFISGRRAPHLPARHSPIHGLPDSKFLDRLRRLNGTPQAVLENAELMELLLPILRSDFEVLETYIYTSESPLNCPISAFCGSDDPEAHPDEVGEWQMQTRTSFSLNTLPGDHFFLHSAEPSLLKIITQKLLHHISMIVHQ, encoded by the coding sequence ATGAGGAGGACATCAACGGTCGATACCAGGGGAATCTATCCCCAACCCAATACCCAGGCAAACTTACGTTTGTTTTGTTTTCCCTATGCCGGAGGTGCGGCTCGGATATTTCGGACATGGGGCGATAGCCTACCCAAAATGGTCGAGGTTTGTCCTGTGGAATTGCCAGGACGGGGAAAGCAGATCCGGTTAGCTCCTTTTACCCGATTACAACCCCTGGTTGAAGCACTTGCTCAAGCCCTACTTCCCCATCTAGATAAGCCCTTCGCCTTCTTTGGTCACAGTATGGGCGGATTGATCTGCTTTGAGCTGACCCGTCACCTGCGTCAACAGTACGGCTTGAATCCCGTTCACTTGTTTATCTCAGGTCGTCGCGCCCCGCACCTACCCGCTCGTCATTCACCCATTCACGGGCTACCCGATTCCAAGTTCCTGGACAGGTTACGCCGTTTAAATGGTACACCTCAAGCTGTGTTGGAGAATGCCGAACTGATGGAGTTGCTGCTTCCTATCCTGCGATCAGATTTTGAGGTGTTGGAAACATATATTTATACATCTGAGTCACCCCTGAATTGTCCTATTTCTGCTTTTTGTGGTTCAGATGATCCAGAAGCTCATCCGGATGAGGTGGGAGAGTGGCAGATGCAAACGCGGACTTCATTCTCATTAAATACACTGCCTGGAGATCACTTCTTTTTGCATTCCGCTGAACCGTCGCTGTTGAAAATTATTACCCAAAAATTGTTACATCATATTTCTATGATTGTCCATCAATAA